From one Dermacentor andersoni chromosome 1, qqDerAnde1_hic_scaffold, whole genome shotgun sequence genomic stretch:
- the LOC129381850 gene encoding uncharacterized protein isoform X1, with protein MVFTFAFIRIGYGRIDEGWKVSQQIAGKREAGSWAACRVACSTYLSAPAQLPLLWTSSPTTPSRAPPVRRSLMFQCPLPHQQLPTCPLEPSRAQVALHDHQLGSSPAGHPANSRWRMRPARQPPSMRSRGS; from the exons ATGGTGTTCACTTTTGCTTTTATTCGCATAGGATACGGAAGAATTGATGAAGGTTGGAAGGTATCTCAACAGATAGCTG GAAAACGGGAGGCGGGAAGCTGGGCGGCCTGCAGGGTCGCGTGCTCGACGTACTTGTCCGCACCGGCCCAGCTTCCGCTCCTTTGGACTTCTTCGCCGACGACACCGAG CAGGGCACCTCCAGTGAGGAGGAGCCTGATGTTCCAGTGCCCCCTGCCCCACCAGCAGCTGCCCACGTGTCCATTGGAACCGAGCCGGGCACAAGTGGCACTGCAC GACCATCAGCTCGGCAGCAGCCCCGCAGGCCACCCCGCCAACAGCCGCTGGAGGATGCGACCTGCAAGGCAGCCGCCGAGTATGCGCAGCAGGGGCAGCTAG
- the LOC129381850 gene encoding uncharacterized protein isoform X2 produces MVFTFAFIRIGYGRIDEGWKVSQQIAGKREAGSWAACRVACSTYLSAPAQLPLLWTSSPTTPRAPPVRRSLMFQCPLPHQQLPTCPLEPSRAQVALHDHQLGSSPAGHPANSRWRMRPARQPPSMRSRGS; encoded by the exons ATGGTGTTCACTTTTGCTTTTATTCGCATAGGATACGGAAGAATTGATGAAGGTTGGAAGGTATCTCAACAGATAGCTG GAAAACGGGAGGCGGGAAGCTGGGCGGCCTGCAGGGTCGCGTGCTCGACGTACTTGTCCGCACCGGCCCAGCTTCCGCTCCTTTGGACTTCTTCGCCGACGACACCGAG GGCACCTCCAGTGAGGAGGAGCCTGATGTTCCAGTGCCCCCTGCCCCACCAGCAGCTGCCCACGTGTCCATTGGAACCGAGCCGGGCACAAGTGGCACTGCAC GACCATCAGCTCGGCAGCAGCCCCGCAGGCCACCCCGCCAACAGCCGCTGGAGGATGCGACCTGCAAGGCAGCCGCCGAGTATGCGCAGCAGGGGCAGCTAG